A single Pseudomonas putida DNA region contains:
- the pqqC gene encoding pyrroloquinoline-quinone synthase PqqC gives MSPAEFEQALRAKGAYYHIHHPYHVAMYEGRASREQIQGWVANRFYYQVNIPMKDAAILANCPDREVRREWIQRLLDHDGAPGEDGGIEAWLRLGQAVGLDPDQLRSQELVLPGVRFAVDAYVNFARRASWQEAASSSLTELFAPQIHQSRLDSWPQHYPWIDPAGYEYFRTRLGQARRDVEHGLAITLQHYTTRAGQERMLEILQFKLDILWSMLDAMSMAYELNRPPYHSVTQQRAWHKGIAL, from the coding sequence ATGTCCCCTGCCGAGTTCGAGCAGGCCCTGCGCGCCAAAGGCGCCTATTACCACATCCACCACCCGTACCATGTGGCGATGTACGAAGGCCGCGCCAGCCGCGAGCAGATCCAGGGCTGGGTGGCCAACCGCTTCTACTACCAGGTCAACATCCCGATGAAGGATGCCGCGATCCTGGCCAATTGCCCGGACCGCGAAGTACGCCGCGAGTGGATCCAGCGCCTGCTCGACCACGACGGCGCGCCCGGCGAGGACGGCGGCATCGAAGCCTGGCTACGCCTGGGCCAGGCAGTCGGCCTCGACCCCGACCAACTGCGCTCCCAGGAGCTGGTGCTGCCAGGCGTGCGCTTTGCAGTGGATGCCTACGTCAACTTCGCCCGCCGCGCCAGCTGGCAGGAAGCGGCCAGCAGCTCGCTGACCGAGCTGTTCGCCCCGCAGATCCACCAGTCGCGCCTGGACAGCTGGCCGCAGCACTACCCGTGGATCGACCCGGCCGGCTACGAGTACTTCCGCACTCGCCTGGGCCAGGCCCGGCGTGACGTGGAGCACGGTCTGGCAATCACCCTGCAGCACTACACCACCCGCGCGGGCCAGGAGCGTATGCTGGAAATCCTGCAGTTCAAGCTGGATATCCTCTGGAGCATGCTCGACGCCATGAGCATGGCCTACGAGCTGAACCGCCCGCCTTACCACTCCGTCACCCAGCAACGGGCCTGGCACAAGGGGATCGCCCTATGA
- the pqqB gene encoding pyrroloquinoline quinone biosynthesis protein PqqB, with protein MYIQILGSAAGGGFPQWNCNCVNCKGFRDGSLRATARTQSSIALSDDGEHWILCNASPDIRAQLQAFAPMQPARALRDTGINAIVLLDSQIDHTTGLLSLREGCPHQVWCTDMVHQDLTTGFPLFNMLSHWNGGLQWNRIELEGSFVIEACPNLRFTPFPLRSAAPPYSPHRFDPHPGDNLGLLVEDTRTGGKLFYAPGLGQVDEQLLQMMHGADCLLVDGTLWEDDEMQRRGVGTRTGREMGHLAQNGPGGMLEVLDGFPRQRKVLIHINNTNPILDEDSPERAEVQRRGVEVAFDGMSIEL; from the coding sequence ATGTACATCCAGATTCTCGGTTCCGCCGCCGGCGGTGGTTTCCCGCAGTGGAACTGCAACTGCGTCAACTGCAAGGGCTTTCGCGACGGCAGCCTGCGCGCCACGGCACGCACCCAGTCGTCCATCGCCCTGTCCGACGACGGTGAGCACTGGATCCTGTGCAATGCCTCACCCGACATTCGCGCCCAGCTCCAGGCCTTTGCGCCGATGCAGCCTGCGCGTGCGTTGCGCGATACCGGCATCAACGCCATCGTCCTGCTCGATAGCCAGATCGACCACACCACCGGCCTGCTGAGCCTGCGCGAAGGCTGCCCGCACCAGGTCTGGTGCACCGACATGGTCCACCAGGACCTGACCACCGGTTTCCCGCTGTTCAACATGCTCAGCCACTGGAACGGCGGCCTGCAGTGGAACCGCATCGAGCTCGAAGGCAGCTTCGTCATCGAAGCCTGCCCCAACCTCAGATTCACCCCCTTCCCTCTGCGCAGCGCCGCACCACCCTATTCGCCGCACCGCTTCGACCCTCACCCGGGCGACAACCTCGGCCTGCTGGTCGAAGACACCCGCACTGGCGGCAAACTGTTCTACGCCCCCGGCCTCGGCCAGGTCGACGAGCAACTGCTGCAGATGATGCACGGGGCCGACTGCCTGCTGGTCGACGGCACGCTGTGGGAGGATGATGAAATGCAGCGCCGTGGTGTCGGCACCCGTACCGGCCGCGAGATGGGCCATCTGGCGCAGAACGGCCCCGGCGGCATGCTCGAGGTGCTTGATGGCTTCCCGCGCCAACGCAAGGTGCTTATCCACATCAACAACACCAACCCGATCCTCGACGAAGACTCGCCCGAGCGCGCCGAAGTCCAGCGCCGTGGCGTCGAAGTCGCCTTCGACGGCATGAGCATCGAGTTGTAA
- the pqqA gene encoding pyrroloquinoline quinone precursor peptide PqqA: MWTKPAYTDLRIGFEVTMYFANR; encoded by the coding sequence ATGTGGACCAAACCTGCATACACTGACCTGCGTATCGGCTTCGAAGTGACCATGTACTTCGCCAACCGCTAA
- the pqqF gene encoding pyrroloquinoline quinone biosynthesis protein PqqF: MPDTTRHLTLANGLQLTLRHAPRLKRAAAALRVHAGSHDAPRQWPGLAHFLEHLFFLGTARFPLEDGLMRYVQALGGQVNASTRERTTDFFFEVPPAALAGGLERLCQMLAEPDLSIERQHREREVIHAEFIAWSRNPQAQQEFALLQSVAGDHPLVGFHAGNRYSLVLGNIAFQQALTGFHQRFYQGGQITLSLCGPQPLDELEHLGRQFAGIFESRATVPQALPPALAANEPLLFAHEGLPAGAEQALELLMACLGDNRPGSWLDALQRRGWLKGFKVEKLYAFAGQQLWHIDLKLGPDARFDEAQELLHGWFDFIRQSDFTQLNSAFGLLQQRRERSASALELARRDCAGQPFAPLDSQALAALAALLEQLPCRAYEQWQLPAAEPLLLDDLPVSEKAALPLALTLCDLLPPARQYAALYLRWHVPSALRQHLYRVLERALLPMQVRCERACVHLQFSTSGEYWQLRCAGHPAALIRATAQALALLQAPTNWQLSPPEAPTLIPIRALIKQLPDAVLGTCPEAPESCTVDQALLDDAWQHSHWQGLATGFDTRATQALGAVLQGCPGQGAAPTPAALWAGHRWQHAKMAGSENALLLFCPLAAEQQACGRLLAQLLQGPVYQRLRVELQLGYAVFSTFRQVEGIGGLLFGVQTPHASHAEILSHLRELLSQGVTLDTGARQALAEQFDEPAMANAEAAEWAWQTHLANQPASLPALQWSILNTQQAALDDMLRDLLSTDCAWLCLANSAAPDASWN; this comes from the coding sequence ATGCCTGACACCACCCGCCACCTCACACTCGCCAACGGCCTGCAACTGACCTTGCGTCACGCCCCGCGCCTGAAGCGCGCGGCTGCAGCCCTGCGAGTGCACGCGGGCAGCCACGACGCTCCGCGCCAGTGGCCGGGCCTGGCCCACTTCCTCGAACACCTGTTCTTCCTCGGCACCGCACGCTTCCCACTGGAAGACGGCCTGATGCGCTACGTCCAGGCCCTCGGCGGCCAGGTCAATGCCAGCACCCGCGAACGCACTACCGACTTCTTCTTCGAAGTACCGCCCGCCGCGCTGGCCGGTGGGCTGGAGCGCCTGTGCCAGATGCTTGCCGAGCCGGACCTGAGCATCGAGCGCCAGCACCGCGAGCGGGAGGTCATCCACGCCGAATTCATCGCCTGGTCGCGCAACCCGCAGGCACAGCAGGAATTTGCCTTGCTGCAGTCAGTGGCAGGCGATCATCCGTTAGTCGGCTTTCATGCAGGCAACCGCTATTCCCTCGTTTTAGGCAATATTGCCTTCCAGCAAGCCCTCACGGGTTTTCACCAGCGCTTCTACCAGGGCGGTCAGATCACATTGAGCCTGTGCGGCCCGCAGCCGCTGGATGAACTGGAACATCTCGGCAGGCAATTCGCCGGCATCTTCGAATCGCGCGCAACTGTGCCACAAGCATTGCCACCCGCCCTGGCTGCCAACGAGCCGCTGCTGTTCGCTCACGAAGGCTTGCCTGCAGGTGCAGAACAGGCGCTGGAGCTGCTGATGGCCTGCCTCGGCGATAACCGCCCCGGCAGTTGGCTGGATGCGCTGCAGCGACGTGGCTGGCTCAAAGGGTTCAAGGTCGAGAAGCTGTACGCCTTCGCCGGGCAACAACTGTGGCACATCGACCTGAAGCTCGGCCCGGATGCGCGTTTCGACGAAGCCCAGGAGCTGTTGCACGGCTGGTTCGACTTCATTCGCCAGTCAGACTTTACCCAACTCAACAGCGCGTTCGGCCTCTTGCAGCAGCGTCGCGAGCGCAGTGCCAGCGCACTGGAACTGGCGCGCCGCGACTGCGCCGGGCAGCCGTTTGCACCCCTGGATTCGCAAGCACTGGCCGCGCTTGCAGCATTGCTTGAGCAGCTGCCATGCCGCGCATACGAGCAATGGCAACTGCCTGCGGCCGAGCCTCTGTTGCTCGATGATCTGCCCGTTTCTGAAAAGGCAGCGCTGCCACTTGCGCTCACCCTCTGCGACCTGCTTCCGCCAGCCAGGCAATACGCAGCACTTTATTTGCGCTGGCACGTGCCATCGGCATTGCGCCAGCATCTGTATCGCGTACTTGAGCGCGCCTTGCTCCCCATGCAAGTACGTTGCGAGCGGGCCTGTGTGCACCTGCAGTTCAGTACGTCAGGCGAATACTGGCAGTTGCGCTGCGCTGGCCATCCGGCAGCCTTGATACGCGCCACAGCCCAAGCCCTGGCGCTTTTGCAGGCGCCCACCAACTGGCAGCTTTCGCCACCTGAGGCGCCTACCCTGATACCGATCAGGGCGCTGATCAAGCAACTACCTGACGCAGTGCTCGGCACCTGCCCCGAAGCACCTGAGTCTTGCACCGTCGACCAGGCACTACTCGACGATGCCTGGCAGCACAGCCACTGGCAGGGCCTGGCGACGGGTTTCGACACCCGCGCCACGCAGGCACTGGGCGCAGTGCTGCAAGGCTGCCCAGGGCAAGGCGCTGCGCCCACGCCTGCCGCCCTCTGGGCTGGCCATCGCTGGCAGCATGCCAAGATGGCGGGCAGTGAAAACGCCCTGTTGCTGTTCTGCCCACTGGCTGCCGAGCAGCAGGCCTGTGGTCGACTGCTGGCGCAACTGCTGCAAGGCCCGGTTTACCAACGCCTGCGAGTCGAACTGCAACTCGGCTACGCGGTGTTCAGTACCTTCCGTCAGGTCGAGGGCATCGGTGGCCTGCTGTTCGGCGTGCAGACGCCACATGCCAGTCACGCCGAAATCCTCAGCCACCTGCGCGAGCTTCTGAGCCAAGGTGTCACACTCGACACCGGCGCCCGACAAGCACTGGCCGAGCAATTCGACGAACCTGCCATGGCCAACGCCGAGGCCGCCGAATGGGCTTGGCAGACACACCTGGCCAATCAGCCCGCCAGCCTGCCTGCACTTCAGTGGTCTATCCTGAATACACAACAAGCAGCTCTGGACGACATGTTACGTGACCTGCTCAGTACCGATTGCGCCTGGCTTTGCTTGGCTAACAGCGCCGCTCCAGATGCGTCCTGGAACTGA
- a CDS encoding carbon-nitrogen hydrolase family protein yields the protein MRIALFQGAPNPLDVPGNLQRLRHQAQLAAERGAQLLVCPEMFLSGYNIGLTQVERLAEADDGPSAMAVVEIAQVHRIAIVYGYPERADDGAIYNSVQLIDAHGRSLCNYRKTHLFGELDRAMFSPGADHFPVVELEGWKVGMLICYDIEFPENARRLALAGAELILVPTANMTPYDFVCQVTVRSRAQENQCYLVYANYCGAEDEIQYCGQSSIIGPDGSLLAVAGHDECLLLAELEHERVVRGREAFPYLTDLRQELHLRQG from the coding sequence ATGCGCATCGCTCTGTTCCAGGGCGCACCCAACCCGCTGGACGTGCCCGGCAACCTGCAACGGCTGCGTCACCAGGCGCAACTGGCAGCCGAGCGTGGCGCGCAGCTGCTGGTGTGCCCGGAGATGTTCCTGAGCGGCTACAACATTGGCCTGACGCAAGTCGAACGGCTGGCCGAAGCCGACGATGGTCCATCGGCCATGGCGGTGGTGGAGATCGCCCAGGTACACCGGATCGCCATCGTCTATGGCTACCCGGAGCGTGCCGATGACGGGGCAATCTACAACAGCGTGCAGTTGATCGATGCCCATGGCCGCAGCCTGTGCAATTACCGCAAGACCCACCTGTTCGGCGAGCTGGACCGGGCGATGTTCAGCCCTGGCGCCGACCATTTCCCGGTGGTCGAGCTGGAGGGCTGGAAGGTCGGCATGTTGATCTGCTACGACATCGAGTTCCCGGAGAACGCCCGGCGCCTGGCGCTGGCAGGTGCCGAGTTGATCCTCGTGCCGACGGCGAACATGACACCTTACGATTTCGTCTGCCAGGTGACCGTGCGCTCGCGAGCGCAGGAAAACCAGTGCTACCTGGTGTATGCCAACTACTGCGGGGCAGAAGACGAGATCCAGTATTGCGGGCAAAGCAGCATCATCGGGCCCGACGGCAGCCTACTGGCCGTGGCCGGGCACGACGAGTGCCTGCTGCTGGCAGAGCTGGAACATGAGCGGGTGGTGCGGGGGCGTGAGGCGTTTCCTTACCTGACCGATCTGCGTCAGGAGCTGCATCTGCGTCAGGGCTGA
- a CDS encoding flavin monoamine oxidase family protein yields the protein MNKKNRHPADGKQPITIFGPDFPFAFDDWLEHPAGLGSIPAERHGEEVAIVGAGIAGLVAAYELMKLGLKPVVYEASKLGGRLRSQAFNGTDGIIAELGGMRFPVSSTAFYHYVDKLGLETKPFPNPLTSASGSTVIDLEGQTYYAEKASDLPKLFHEVADAWADALESGARFADIQQAIRDRDVPRLKELWNKLVPLWDDRTFYDFVATSRSFAQLSFQHREVFGQVGFGTGGWDSDFPNSMLEIFRVVMTNCDDHQHLVVGGVEQVPQGIWRHVPERCAHWPQGTSLSSLHGGAPRTGVKRIARAADGRLAVTDNWGDTRHYGAVLATCQSWLLTTQIDCEESLFSQKMWMALDRTRYMQSSKTFVMVDRPFWKDKDPQTGRDLMSMTLTDRLTRGTYLFDNGDDKPGVICLSYAWMSDALKMLPHPVEKRVQLALDALKKIYPKTDIAGHIIGDPITISWEADPHFLGAFKGALPGHYRYNQRMYAHFMQQDMPAEQRGMFIAGDDVSWTPAWVEGAVQTSLNAVWGIMNHFGGHTHPDNPGPGDVFDEIGPIALAD from the coding sequence ATGAACAAGAAAAACCGCCACCCCGCCGACGGCAAACAACCCATCACCATCTTCGGCCCGGATTTTCCCTTCGCCTTCGACGACTGGCTGGAACACCCGGCTGGCCTGGGCAGTATCCCGGCTGAGCGCCATGGTGAGGAAGTCGCCATTGTCGGCGCCGGTATTGCCGGCCTGGTCGCGGCCTACGAATTGATGAAGCTGGGCCTCAAGCCTGTGGTGTACGAGGCCTCGAAGCTCGGTGGGCGCTTGCGCTCGCAGGCCTTCAACGGCACCGACGGTATCATCGCCGAGCTCGGTGGCATGCGCTTCCCGGTGTCCTCCACCGCCTTCTACCACTACGTCGACAAGCTGGGCCTGGAAACCAAGCCCTTCCCCAACCCGCTAACCTCTGCCTCGGGCAGCACGGTGATCGACCTCGAAGGCCAGACCTACTACGCCGAAAAAGCCAGTGACTTGCCCAAGCTGTTCCATGAAGTGGCCGACGCGTGGGCCGATGCACTGGAAAGCGGTGCCAGGTTCGCCGACATCCAGCAGGCGATCCGTGACCGTGACGTACCTCGGCTGAAAGAGTTGTGGAACAAGCTGGTGCCGCTGTGGGACGACCGCACTTTCTACGACTTTGTCGCCACCTCGCGCTCGTTTGCCCAGCTGAGCTTCCAGCACCGCGAAGTGTTCGGCCAGGTCGGTTTCGGCACCGGCGGCTGGGACTCGGACTTCCCCAACTCGATGCTGGAAATCTTCCGCGTGGTGATGACCAACTGCGATGACCACCAGCACCTGGTCGTCGGCGGCGTGGAGCAAGTCCCTCAGGGTATCTGGCGCCATGTGCCGGAGCGCTGCGCACATTGGCCGCAAGGCACCAGCCTGAGTTCGCTGCATGGCGGTGCGCCGCGTACCGGGGTGAAACGCATAGCACGTGCCGCCGATGGGCGCCTGGCAGTCACCGACAACTGGGGTGACACCCGCCACTACGGCGCGGTGCTCGCCACCTGCCAGAGCTGGCTGCTGACCACCCAGATCGACTGCGAAGAGTCGCTGTTCTCACAGAAGATGTGGATGGCCCTGGACCGCACCCGCTACATGCAGTCGTCGAAAACCTTTGTCATGGTCGACCGGCCGTTCTGGAAGGACAAGGACCCACAGACCGGCCGCGATCTGATGAGCATGACCCTTACCGATCGCCTCACCCGCGGTACCTACCTGTTCGATAATGGTGACGACAAGCCGGGCGTCATCTGCCTGTCCTACGCCTGGATGAGCGACGCCCTGAAGATGCTGCCGCATCCGGTGGAGAAGCGCGTGCAGCTGGCTCTGGATGCACTGAAAAAGATCTACCCGAAAACCGACATCGCCGGGCATATCATCGGTGACCCGATCACCATTTCCTGGGAAGCCGACCCGCACTTCCTCGGCGCCTTCAAGGGCGCTCTGCCGGGCCACTACCGCTACAACCAGCGTATGTATGCGCACTTCATGCAGCAGGATATGCCCGCCGAACAACGCGGCATGTTCATCGCCGGCGACGACGTGTCGTGGACCCCGGCCTGGGTCGAAGGCGCGGTACAGACGTCGCTGAATGCGGTGTGGGGTATCATGAACCACTTCGGTGGCCACACCCACCCGGACAACCCAGGCCCGGGCGACGTGTTCGACGAGATCGGGCCGATCGCCCTGGCCGACTGA
- a CDS encoding Lrp/AsnC family transcriptional regulator, producing MSDARPITLDEIDRQLLALLQINARESVATLARQLGIARTTVNSRLERLEKNKVITGYGVRLGQRLIGGGLQAYVGIKVQPRSGKEVVRRLSAMGQVQQLCAVSGEFDYVAWLRSDSPEQLDQLLDQIGSVEGVEKTTTSIILSSKVDRGQPV from the coding sequence ATGTCGGACGCCCGCCCCATCACCCTCGACGAAATCGACCGTCAGTTGCTCGCCCTGCTGCAGATCAACGCCCGCGAAAGCGTCGCCACCCTCGCCCGCCAGCTGGGCATCGCCCGCACCACGGTCAACTCGCGCCTGGAGCGGCTAGAGAAGAACAAGGTAATCACCGGCTATGGCGTGCGCCTTGGCCAGCGCCTGATTGGCGGTGGGCTGCAGGCCTATGTCGGGATCAAGGTACAGCCACGCTCTGGCAAGGAAGTGGTGCGGCGACTGAGTGCCATGGGGCAGGTGCAGCAGCTGTGCGCGGTGAGTGGCGAATTCGATTACGTGGCCTGGCTGCGCAGCGATTCGCCGGAACAACTCGACCAGCTGCTGGACCAGATTGGCAGTGTCGAGGGAGTGGAAAAGACCACCACGTCGATCATCCTGAGCAGCAAGGTTGATCGGGGGCAGCCAGTCTAA
- a CDS encoding EAL domain-containing protein — translation MLPMPAILLLFLILWNSTAGALTLTDEEKTWLTAHPQLKLGVDASWPPFEFRDQEGRYQGLAADYIALLQDRLGVTLKPVEPSSWTEVLQQAREGRIDLLPGIMSTPERQGYLAFTRPYLDFPIVILAHDGGPQPRTLKDLYGLKVAVVENYAPHELLRTHHPDLNLVAMPNVSSTLQALATDAVDAVVGDLASSIWSLRQLKLEGLYVSGETPYRYQLAMAAPRDQQVLIGILDKVMADMSSDEISHIQQRWVGNVVDQRSFWHDTLIYGLPAVLLLIAILAVVIRINRRLSSEISRRIALEQELRSSEYHYRGLIESLSAIAWEADANDFTYSYVSPHAEDLLGYPLHDWLKPGFWRSILHPEDALWAQAFCESETAAGRDHSLDYRVMRADGQPLWVRNIVSMIEHGHRPVMRGLMIDISETKRTEDALRLSEQKFASVFEQCPDILLIARHSDGVLLEVNEAFEAQIGLTPGEVIGRTATELNLWGIEGIGPKLLERLHQGGIRNLEMTFRRSNGELFTGLTSAETFELDGTPALVVAVRDISQLKQTQQQLQTSEEKFAKAFHASPDGLLLSRQSDGLLLEVNEGFCRLTGYEFNAPIDQTSFDLGIWVDLNERKRLIDQLGRDGFVRDFSCHLRRSDGQIRLCELSARPLPIGGVDCMLTIARDITERHLMQEKLQLAATVFENTAEGVLITDTDQRISAVNRAFSEITGYSEIEALGQTPRLLASGQHDSAFYAAMWHQLTAEGHWQGEIYNKRKNGELYPGWLTISAVRNNEREITHFVAVFADISSLKHAQAKLDYQAHHDPLTGLPNRALFENRLQAVLTCSQVSNRQGAVLFLDLDRFKHINDSLGHPVGDLLLKGIAQRLKEQVRDVDTVARLGGDEFIILLPGLHKPSDAHAIANKLLACFIAPFQAGEHEFFTSASIGISLYPQDGTDVATLIRNADAAMYRSKAKGRNRVEAYTRDLTVQASERIAMEHELRRAIERNEMSLSFQPKLSLKTQTLVGAEALIRWSHPTFGEVPPEHFIHLAEENGSILQLGDWVLEQACQQMHRWKKVYQAFGPLSINLAGAQLRQPNLAKRIEHLLKVYQLKAGDLQLEITENFIMSQAEEALAVLHQLKHLGVQLAIDDFGTGYSSLSYLKRLPLDILKIDKSFIRGLPDDPHDAAIARAIIALGRSMQLTIIAEGVENQAQQRFLAAEGCEQIQGYIVSLPLPPDEFAAAFLRLALSDLSDGTLSKPSL, via the coding sequence ATGCTGCCGATGCCGGCCATTCTGTTGTTGTTCCTGATCCTGTGGAACTCGACGGCCGGCGCCCTGACCCTGACAGACGAGGAAAAAACCTGGCTCACTGCCCACCCGCAGCTGAAGCTGGGCGTCGACGCCTCCTGGCCACCATTCGAATTTCGTGACCAGGAGGGCCGGTACCAGGGATTGGCCGCCGATTACATCGCGTTGCTCCAGGATCGCCTGGGAGTAACACTGAAACCGGTCGAGCCCAGCAGCTGGACCGAAGTGCTGCAGCAAGCGCGCGAAGGCCGCATCGATCTGCTGCCTGGCATCATGTCCACCCCGGAACGCCAAGGCTACCTTGCGTTCACCCGCCCCTACCTCGATTTCCCCATTGTCATCCTGGCCCACGACGGCGGCCCGCAACCGCGCACGCTCAAGGACTTGTACGGGCTGAAGGTCGCCGTGGTGGAGAACTACGCACCCCATGAACTGCTGCGCACTCACCACCCGGACCTCAACCTGGTGGCGATGCCTAATGTCAGCTCGACCCTGCAGGCGCTGGCCACCGATGCGGTGGATGCCGTGGTCGGCGACCTCGCCTCGAGCATCTGGAGCCTGCGCCAGCTCAAGCTCGAAGGGCTGTATGTGAGCGGCGAAACGCCCTATCGCTATCAATTGGCAATGGCGGCGCCCCGTGACCAGCAAGTACTGATCGGCATTCTCGACAAGGTGATGGCCGACATGTCCAGCGATGAGATCAGCCATATCCAGCAACGCTGGGTCGGCAATGTGGTCGACCAGCGCAGCTTCTGGCATGACACCCTGATCTATGGCCTGCCCGCCGTCTTGCTGCTGATCGCAATTCTCGCCGTGGTCATCCGCATCAATCGCCGGCTCAGTTCGGAAATTTCCCGGCGCATCGCCCTGGAACAGGAACTGCGCAGCAGCGAATATCACTACCGCGGCCTGATCGAAAGCCTGTCGGCAATCGCCTGGGAAGCCGACGCCAACGACTTCACCTACAGCTATGTCTCGCCGCACGCCGAAGACCTGCTGGGCTACCCTCTGCACGACTGGCTCAAGCCCGGCTTCTGGCGCAGCATTCTGCACCCCGAGGATGCGCTCTGGGCCCAGGCCTTCTGCGAGAGCGAAACCGCCGCCGGGCGTGATCACAGCCTCGACTACCGGGTGATGCGCGCCGATGGCCAGCCGCTTTGGGTGCGCAACATCGTCAGCATGATCGAACACGGCCACCGCCCGGTGATGCGCGGCCTGATGATCGACATCAGCGAGACCAAGCGCACGGAGGACGCCCTGCGCCTGTCGGAACAGAAATTCGCCTCGGTGTTCGAGCAGTGCCCGGACATTCTGTTGATCGCACGGCATAGCGATGGCGTGTTGCTCGAAGTCAACGAGGCTTTCGAAGCACAGATCGGCCTGACGCCCGGCGAAGTGATCGGCCGCACCGCCACAGAGCTCAACTTGTGGGGCATCGAAGGCATAGGCCCGAAGCTGCTCGAACGCCTGCACCAAGGCGGCATCCGCAACCTGGAAATGACCTTCCGCCGCAGCAACGGCGAGCTGTTCACCGGCCTGACCTCGGCCGAAACCTTCGAACTCGACGGCACCCCGGCGCTGGTGGTGGCTGTGCGCGACATCAGCCAGCTCAAGCAAACCCAGCAACAGCTGCAAACCTCTGAGGAAAAATTCGCCAAGGCCTTCCACGCCTCGCCTGACGGCTTGCTGCTGTCGCGTCAGAGCGATGGCCTGCTGCTGGAGGTCAACGAGGGCTTCTGCCGCCTGACCGGTTACGAGTTCAACGCGCCTATCGACCAGACCTCATTCGACCTGGGGATCTGGGTCGACCTGAACGAGCGCAAGCGCCTGATCGACCAGCTTGGTCGCGATGGTTTCGTGCGTGACTTCAGTTGCCACCTGCGCCGCAGCGACGGGCAGATTCGCCTCTGCGAGCTGTCGGCACGGCCACTGCCGATCGGTGGTGTCGACTGCATGCTGACCATCGCCCGCGACATCACCGAACGCCACCTGATGCAGGAAAAACTGCAACTGGCTGCCACCGTATTCGAAAATACCGCCGAAGGGGTATTGATCACCGACACCGACCAGCGCATCAGCGCAGTGAACCGCGCCTTCAGCGAGATCACTGGCTACAGCGAGATCGAAGCGCTGGGCCAAACTCCCCGCCTGCTCGCCTCCGGTCAGCATGACAGCGCCTTCTACGCCGCGATGTGGCATCAGCTGACTGCCGAAGGCCACTGGCAAGGCGAGATCTACAACAAGCGCAAGAATGGCGAGCTGTATCCGGGCTGGCTGACCATCAGCGCCGTGCGCAACAACGAACGCGAAATCACCCACTTCGTCGCCGTATTCGCCGACATCTCCAGCCTCAAGCACGCCCAGGCCAAACTCGACTACCAGGCTCACCACGACCCGCTCACTGGCCTGCCCAACCGCGCCCTCTTCGAAAACCGGCTGCAGGCCGTGCTGACCTGCTCGCAGGTGTCCAACCGCCAGGGCGCCGTGTTGTTCCTCGACCTGGACCGTTTCAAACACATCAATGACAGCCTCGGCCACCCGGTCGGCGACCTGTTGCTCAAAGGCATCGCCCAACGCCTCAAGGAACAGGTGCGCGACGTCGACACCGTGGCCCGCCTGGGTGGTGACGAGTTCATCATCCTGCTGCCTGGCCTGCACAAGCCCAGCGATGCCCATGCCATCGCCAACAAATTGCTGGCCTGCTTCATCGCCCCGTTCCAGGCCGGCGAACACGAGTTCTTCACCAGCGCCAGTATCGGCATCAGCCTGTACCCACAAGATGGCACCGACGTCGCCACGTTGATCCGCAACGCCGACGCCGCCATGTACCGTTCCAAAGCCAAAGGCCGCAACCGCGTGGAGGCCTACACCCGTGACCTGACCGTACAGGCCAGCGAACGCATCGCCATGGAGCACGAACTGCGCCGCGCCATCGAGCGTAACGAAATGAGCCTGAGCTTCCAGCCCAAGCTGAGCCTCAAGACCCAGACCCTGGTCGGCGCCGAAGCGCTGATTCGCTGGAGCCACCCAACATTCGGCGAGGTGCCGCCCGAGCATTTCATTCACCTGGCCGAAGAGAACGGCAGCATTCTCCAGCTGGGCGACTGGGTGCTGGAGCAGGCTTGCCAGCAGATGCATCGCTGGAAAAAGGTCTACCAAGCCTTTGGCCCGCTTTCGATCAACCTGGCGGGCGCGCAGCTACGCCAGCCGAATCTCGCCAAGCGTATCGAACATCTGTTGAAGGTCTACCAGCTGAAAGCGGGTGACCTGCAGCTGGAGATCACCGAAAACTTCATCATGAGCCAGGCCGAAGAAGCCCTGGCCGTGCTGCACCAGCTCAAGCACCTGGGCGTACAGCTGGCAATCGACGACTTCGGCACCGGCTACTCGTCGCTGAGCTACCTCAAGCGCCTGCCGCTGGACATACTCAAGATCGACAAGTCGTTCATCCGTGGCCTGCCGGATGACCCGCACGACGCCGCCATTGCCCGCGCCATCATCGCACTGGGGCGCAGCATGCAGCTGACGATCATCGCCGAGGGCGTGGAGAACCAGGCACAGCAGCGTTTCCTTGCGGCCGAGGGCTGCGAGCAGATTCAGGGGTACATCGTCAGCCTGCCATTGCCGCCTGATGAATTCGCGGCGGCGTTTCTTCGTTTAGCACTGTCCGATCTTTCGGATGGCACGCTTTCAAAACCCTCGTTATAA